The Diorhabda sublineata isolate icDioSubl1.1 chromosome 6, icDioSubl1.1, whole genome shotgun sequence genome includes a window with the following:
- the LOC130445790 gene encoding heparan-alpha-glucosaminide N-acetyltransferase-like isoform X2: protein MLFDDINKCLDSQPNLTYDEACLDIQNTLNVVVQILYQYDECYKCDPQTLTTLEPYKNTSVPTKTSSPIQIIRIDSTNITCRYHQLLYEHYRYGLNITNKCSEIYIKEPADDAYLPILMAFVILFSFGTFWYMVKCIYKNSGRVRQILTWNTEMEEDLIGSSAGTPIIFERPPTALAKHPNRLKSIDTFRGLCIAVMIFVNYGGGKYSFFRHSIWNGLTIADLVFPWFIWLMGFSMTMSMQHKLRALVPRRLMVFQVIRRSLIFILLGVLLNSNKNMSTIAALRFPGVLQRIGLVYLLIGILEIVFIKRSQTETLSWASDLTSSWIQWTVVSCLILIHTCITFLAEVPNCGKGYLGPGGLEDGGHHYNCTGGVAGYIDRSVFGNHMYKNFETQRVYENILRFDPEGILSTFTSILTAYFGVQAGKILIIYEGVRGKLIRWFIWGFIFALLGGILCSFSINEGSIPLNKKLWSLSYTFVTAGMAFIIEAGLYLFVDVLKKWGGRPLFYPGMNAIILYVGHELFKNTFPFGWIPTYPTHSTYLFMNLWGTFLWISISIWMYKHNIFFKI from the exons atgttatttgatgatataaaTAAGTGCTTGGACTCGCAACCTAATTTAACTTATGATGAGGCCTGCTTGGACATCCAGAATACGCTAAACGTAGTAGTTCAAATCTTGTATCAGTATGATGAATGCTATAAGTGTGATCCCCAAACTTTGACGACTTTGGAGCCATATAAAAATACGTCTGTTCCCACTAAGACCAGTTCTCCTATACAAATAATACGAATTGATTCTACAAATATAACGTGTCG TTACCACCAACTTCTTTATGAACATTATCGTTATGGGTTAAATATTACTAACAAGTGCtctgaaatttatattaaagaGCCAGCTGATGATGCCTACTTAC CTATACTTATGGcctttgttatattattttcttttggaaCATTTTGGTATATGGTCAAATGTATTTACAAAAATAGTGGAAGAGTTAGACAAATATTAACTTGGAATACGGAAATGGAAGAA GATTTGATTGGTTCATCAGCGGGAACTCCAATTATTTTCGAGAGGCCACCAACAGCTTTAGCAAAACATCCCAATCGTTTGAAGTCCATAGATACTTTTAGAGGTTTATGTATTGCAGTTATGATATTTGTTAACTATGGGGGAGGTAAATACTCGTTTTTCAGACATTCTATTTGGAATGGATTAACAATTGCTGACCTGGTATTCCCCTG GTTTATATGGTTAATGGGATTTTCTATGACAATGTCGATGCAACATAAATTGAGAGCTCTGGTACCTAGAAGACTTATGGTTTTTCAAGTTATTAGAAGATCGTTGATTTTCATCCTTCTTGGAGTTTTGCTCAATTCTAACAAAAATATGTCAACAATTGCAGCACTAAGATTTCCAGGTGTACTTCAAAGGATTGGTTTAGTATATTTACTGATTGGTATATTGGAAATAGTGTTCATTAAAAGATCTCAAACAGAA actTTATCTTGGGCGTCAGACCTTACTTCAAGCTGGATACAGTGGACAGTAGTTTCGTGTTTGATATTAATCCATACCTGTATAACTTTCCTCGCTGAAGTCCCTAACTGCGGCAAAGGCTATTTAGGACCAGGAGGTTTAGAAGATGGAGGACATCATTACAACTGTACAGGAGGTGTGGCAGGATACATAGATCGATCAGTATTTGGTAACCatatgtacaaaaattttgaaacgcagagagtttatgaaaatatacttCGTTTTGATCCCGAAG gTATTCTTAGCACTTTTACTTCAATACTCACAGCCTATTTCGGAGTTCAGGCTGGAAAGATCTTGATTATTTATGAAGGCGTCAGAGGAAAACTTATCAGATGGTTCATTTGGGGTTTTATATTT GCACTTCTGGGTGGAATTCTAtgtagtttttcaataaatgaagGCTCAATTCCCCTTAACAAAAAGCTTTGGTCTCTTTCTTATACATTTGTGACGGCCGGAATGGCTTTCATTATTGAAGCTGGTCTATATTTGTTTGTGGACGTCTTGAAGAAATGGGGAGGTAGACCATTATTCTATCCGGGAATGAATGCTATCATTCTGTATGTAGGACACGAATTGTTCAAGAACACCTTTCCATTCGGATGGATACCAACTTATCCGACGCACTCAACGTATCTATTCATGAACCTTTGGGGTACATTCTTATGGATATCAATCTCAATTTGGATGTACAaacataacatatttttcaaaatataa
- the LOC130445790 gene encoding heparan-alpha-glucosaminide N-acetyltransferase-like isoform X1, which yields MLFDDINKCLDSQPNLTYDEACLDIQNTLNVVVQILYQYDECYKCDPQTLTTLEPYKNTSVPTKTSSPIQIIRIDSTNITCRYHQLLYEHYRYGLNITNKCSEIYIKEPADDAYLPILMAFVILFSFGTFWYMVKCIYKNSGRVRQILTWNTEMEEYQFLNVQDLIGSSAGTPIIFERPPTALAKHPNRLKSIDTFRGLCIAVMIFVNYGGGKYSFFRHSIWNGLTIADLVFPWFIWLMGFSMTMSMQHKLRALVPRRLMVFQVIRRSLIFILLGVLLNSNKNMSTIAALRFPGVLQRIGLVYLLIGILEIVFIKRSQTETLSWASDLTSSWIQWTVVSCLILIHTCITFLAEVPNCGKGYLGPGGLEDGGHHYNCTGGVAGYIDRSVFGNHMYKNFETQRVYENILRFDPEGILSTFTSILTAYFGVQAGKILIIYEGVRGKLIRWFIWGFIFALLGGILCSFSINEGSIPLNKKLWSLSYTFVTAGMAFIIEAGLYLFVDVLKKWGGRPLFYPGMNAIILYVGHELFKNTFPFGWIPTYPTHSTYLFMNLWGTFLWISISIWMYKHNIFFKI from the exons atgttatttgatgatataaaTAAGTGCTTGGACTCGCAACCTAATTTAACTTATGATGAGGCCTGCTTGGACATCCAGAATACGCTAAACGTAGTAGTTCAAATCTTGTATCAGTATGATGAATGCTATAAGTGTGATCCCCAAACTTTGACGACTTTGGAGCCATATAAAAATACGTCTGTTCCCACTAAGACCAGTTCTCCTATACAAATAATACGAATTGATTCTACAAATATAACGTGTCG TTACCACCAACTTCTTTATGAACATTATCGTTATGGGTTAAATATTACTAACAAGTGCtctgaaatttatattaaagaGCCAGCTGATGATGCCTACTTAC CTATACTTATGGcctttgttatattattttcttttggaaCATTTTGGTATATGGTCAAATGTATTTACAAAAATAGTGGAAGAGTTAGACAAATATTAACTTGGAATACGGAAATGGAAGAA tatcaatttttgaatgttCAGGATTTGATTGGTTCATCAGCGGGAACTCCAATTATTTTCGAGAGGCCACCAACAGCTTTAGCAAAACATCCCAATCGTTTGAAGTCCATAGATACTTTTAGAGGTTTATGTATTGCAGTTATGATATTTGTTAACTATGGGGGAGGTAAATACTCGTTTTTCAGACATTCTATTTGGAATGGATTAACAATTGCTGACCTGGTATTCCCCTG GTTTATATGGTTAATGGGATTTTCTATGACAATGTCGATGCAACATAAATTGAGAGCTCTGGTACCTAGAAGACTTATGGTTTTTCAAGTTATTAGAAGATCGTTGATTTTCATCCTTCTTGGAGTTTTGCTCAATTCTAACAAAAATATGTCAACAATTGCAGCACTAAGATTTCCAGGTGTACTTCAAAGGATTGGTTTAGTATATTTACTGATTGGTATATTGGAAATAGTGTTCATTAAAAGATCTCAAACAGAA actTTATCTTGGGCGTCAGACCTTACTTCAAGCTGGATACAGTGGACAGTAGTTTCGTGTTTGATATTAATCCATACCTGTATAACTTTCCTCGCTGAAGTCCCTAACTGCGGCAAAGGCTATTTAGGACCAGGAGGTTTAGAAGATGGAGGACATCATTACAACTGTACAGGAGGTGTGGCAGGATACATAGATCGATCAGTATTTGGTAACCatatgtacaaaaattttgaaacgcagagagtttatgaaaatatacttCGTTTTGATCCCGAAG gTATTCTTAGCACTTTTACTTCAATACTCACAGCCTATTTCGGAGTTCAGGCTGGAAAGATCTTGATTATTTATGAAGGCGTCAGAGGAAAACTTATCAGATGGTTCATTTGGGGTTTTATATTT GCACTTCTGGGTGGAATTCTAtgtagtttttcaataaatgaagGCTCAATTCCCCTTAACAAAAAGCTTTGGTCTCTTTCTTATACATTTGTGACGGCCGGAATGGCTTTCATTATTGAAGCTGGTCTATATTTGTTTGTGGACGTCTTGAAGAAATGGGGAGGTAGACCATTATTCTATCCGGGAATGAATGCTATCATTCTGTATGTAGGACACGAATTGTTCAAGAACACCTTTCCATTCGGATGGATACCAACTTATCCGACGCACTCAACGTATCTATTCATGAACCTTTGGGGTACATTCTTATGGATATCAATCTCAATTTGGATGTACAaacataacatatttttcaaaatataa